In Rubrivirga marina, the following are encoded in one genomic region:
- a CDS encoding cytochrome P450, with translation MTDVALPPGPKNAAILRELPRFRRGVLAYLVELSRRYDDPVVHLQFGPGASFVVNHPDVVKEFLVRVPERFSRSRWLGELRKLVGAGLLFSDETTWVEQRKRLRPAYARGHVAVVDEATRVETDALADRWRRVPGAVVDVQEDAKRVLLRALVRIMFSPEAPVDDRQVIADLDAVLQFVGMRSTVIRQNLALVGIRWRETAVRGALARLDAFIADLIDGTRSGRYSAGLLLATLLEAEARGEVDAQNLHDEIGTLLVAGFDTTSALVTFALWSLAARPDLADAVRTEAEADDRPVLEAVLRETLRLYPAVWAIHRTATEDVELGGFTVPKGEHVMASPFALQRNPAWWPDPDAFAPARFFDAPDNDALLGMEYLPFSHGRHTCIGKRMALQQARLMVSELVARFDFEQVGGPPRLVPGVIIRAADGLPLRVTPR, from the coding sequence GTGACCGACGTCGCCCTTCCGCCCGGACCGAAGAACGCCGCGATCCTCCGAGAGCTGCCCCGCTTCCGGAGGGGCGTGTTGGCGTACCTCGTCGAGCTCAGCCGGCGCTACGACGACCCCGTCGTCCACCTCCAGTTCGGTCCGGGTGCCAGCTTCGTCGTCAACCATCCGGACGTGGTCAAGGAGTTCCTCGTCCGCGTGCCGGAGCGGTTCTCGCGGTCGCGGTGGCTGGGCGAGCTCCGCAAGCTGGTGGGCGCCGGTCTCCTCTTTTCGGACGAGACCACGTGGGTCGAGCAGCGGAAGCGGCTCCGCCCGGCCTACGCCCGCGGCCACGTCGCCGTGGTGGACGAGGCGACCCGAGTCGAGACCGACGCGCTCGCCGACCGCTGGCGCCGCGTGCCCGGCGCCGTCGTCGACGTGCAGGAGGACGCCAAGCGGGTCCTCCTCCGCGCGCTCGTCCGCATCATGTTCAGCCCCGAGGCGCCTGTCGACGACCGGCAGGTCATCGCGGACCTCGACGCGGTGCTCCAGTTTGTCGGGATGCGGAGCACCGTGATCCGGCAGAACCTGGCGCTCGTCGGCATCCGGTGGCGCGAGACGGCCGTCCGCGGCGCCCTCGCCCGCCTCGACGCGTTCATTGCCGACCTCATCGACGGGACGCGCTCGGGGCGGTACTCCGCCGGGCTCCTGCTCGCCACGCTCCTTGAGGCCGAGGCGCGCGGCGAGGTCGACGCGCAGAACCTCCACGACGAGATCGGGACGCTCCTGGTGGCCGGCTTCGACACGACGTCGGCGCTCGTGACCTTCGCCCTCTGGAGCCTCGCCGCCCGGCCCGACCTCGCGGACGCCGTCCGCACCGAGGCCGAGGCGGACGACCGGCCGGTCCTGGAGGCCGTCCTCCGCGAGACGCTTCGCCTCTACCCGGCCGTCTGGGCCATCCACCGAACGGCCACCGAGGACGTCGAACTCGGCGGGTTCACGGTCCCGAAGGGCGAGCACGTGATGGCCTCGCCGTTCGCCCTCCAGCGGAACCCGGCGTGGTGGCCCGACCCCGACGCGTTCGCGCCAGCGCGCTTTTTCGACGCGCCCGACAACGACGCGCTCCTCGGCATGGAGTACCTCCCGTTCTCGCACGGCCGCCACACGTGCATCGGCAAGCGAATGGCGCTCCAGCAGGCCCGCCTGATGGTGTCGGAGCTAGTCGCTCGGTTCGATTTCGAGCAGGTCGGCGGGCCGCCGCGGCTCGTCCCCGGCGTCATCATCCGCGCCGCCGACGGGCTCCCGCTCCGCGTCACGCCGCGCTGA
- a CDS encoding DUF302 domain-containing protein, protein MADYTFTRTLDADLAAAEERATAALQDEGFGILTEIDVQATLKKKIDVDVPGYKILGACNPALAHQAMQAEPRIGVMLPCNVILRDLGDGRTEVAAVDPVASMAAVENAGLGEVATEVRERLQRVVAAL, encoded by the coding sequence ATGGCCGACTACACCTTTACCCGCACCCTCGACGCCGACCTCGCCGCTGCCGAAGAGCGTGCCACCGCCGCGCTCCAGGACGAAGGCTTCGGCATTCTCACCGAGATCGACGTCCAGGCCACGCTCAAGAAGAAGATCGACGTGGACGTGCCGGGCTACAAGATCCTCGGCGCCTGCAACCCGGCGCTCGCGCACCAGGCGATGCAGGCCGAGCCGCGGATCGGCGTGATGCTCCCGTGCAACGTGATCCTCCGCGACCTCGGCGACGGGCGCACCGAGGTGGCCGCCGTCGACCCGGTCGCGAGCATGGCCGCGGTCGAGAACGCCGGCCTCGGGGAGGTCGCGACGGAGGTCCGCGAGCGGCTCCAACGCGTCGTCGCGGCGCTGTGA
- a CDS encoding 2-oxo acid dehydrogenase subunit E2: protein MLDTPWRRLAATLFDAPHSGRILVRIEVDAEPVEAHLAATPGAQRAVGFLPFVAAAAARAVAEDVPALNGYLQRGRVRARDGVTVSITAPVPGQGGLLALPLRDAHVASATALASTLRAQIRGLRDRAKRGPLAEYVLAGLPWPLRHGVFRAARGLAHLGVPMARFDLAPESYGALVVTSMEPVARGYDHDRGAFTEAFVPLFPAARNASLVAVLPPREMPAAVGGEVVVRRRAVLCFTFDHRLVDGLEVGAFIQSVHRRLLDPSALDRSPDSDS from the coding sequence GTGCTCGACACCCCCTGGCGCCGTCTCGCGGCGACGCTCTTCGATGCGCCCCACTCGGGGCGGATTCTGGTGCGGATCGAGGTCGACGCGGAGCCCGTCGAGGCCCACCTCGCGGCGACGCCCGGGGCCCAGCGCGCCGTCGGGTTCCTGCCCTTCGTCGCGGCCGCCGCCGCCCGCGCGGTCGCCGAGGACGTCCCGGCGCTCAACGGGTACCTCCAGCGAGGGCGCGTCCGAGCGCGCGACGGCGTGACGGTCTCGATCACAGCGCCGGTGCCGGGGCAGGGCGGCCTCCTCGCGCTCCCGCTCCGCGACGCGCACGTGGCGTCGGCGACGGCGCTCGCGAGCACGTTGCGGGCGCAGATCCGCGGGCTCCGCGACCGGGCGAAGCGCGGGCCGCTCGCCGAGTACGTCCTGGCGGGCCTCCCGTGGCCGCTCCGCCACGGCGTCTTCCGCGCGGCCCGCGGCCTGGCCCACCTCGGCGTGCCGATGGCCCGGTTCGACCTCGCGCCGGAGAGCTACGGCGCGCTCGTCGTGACGAGCATGGAGCCGGTCGCGCGGGGCTACGACCACGACCGCGGCGCCTTTACGGAGGCGTTCGTCCCGCTCTTCCCGGCTGCCCGGAACGCGTCGCTCGTCGCCGTCCTCCCCCCGCGCGAGATGCCGGCGGCCGTCGGGGGGGAGGTCGTCGTGCGGCGCCGGGCCGTCCTCTGCTTCACGTTCGACCACCGGCTCGTCGACGGGCTGGAAGTCGGGGCCTTCATCCAGAGCGTCCACCGCCGACTGCTCGACCCCTCCGCTCTCGACCGCTCCCCAGACTCCGACTCGTGA
- a CDS encoding MerR family transcriptional regulator encodes MTIGRLADAADVSVDTVRYYERRGLLAEPPRTAGGFRDYDADAVRRLRALRRAQALGFTLDEAADLLALSRDEHADAEAVRERTVEKIADLDARIAELEKTRDALAELADACGGRHDTRAECPVLRALAVPDP; translated from the coding sequence GTGACGATCGGGCGCCTCGCGGACGCCGCGGACGTCTCCGTCGACACCGTCCGCTACTACGAACGGCGCGGGCTCCTCGCCGAGCCGCCCCGGACGGCGGGCGGCTTCCGCGACTACGACGCCGACGCGGTCCGACGGCTCCGCGCGCTCCGCCGCGCCCAGGCCCTGGGCTTCACGCTCGACGAGGCCGCGGACCTCCTCGCCCTCTCGCGCGACGAGCACGCCGACGCCGAGGCCGTCCGCGAGCGGACCGTCGAGAAGATCGCCGACCTCGACGCCCGGATCGCCGAGCTAGAGAAGACGCGCGACGCCCTCGCCGAGTTGGCCGACGCCTGCGGCGGGCGCCACGACACCCGAGCCGAGTGCCCCGTGCTCCGCGCGCTCGCCGTGCCAGATCCGTAG
- a CDS encoding cation transporter, which yields MPDRHVEVLEIEGMTCDHCVKSVREALAGVSNAVVRSVEIGRAEVDAGPEATREQLVAAVEGAGFDVVGGTSEAAPE from the coding sequence ATGCCCGACCGTCACGTCGAAGTCCTCGAGATCGAGGGCATGACCTGCGACCACTGCGTCAAATCCGTCCGCGAGGCGCTGGCCGGCGTGTCGAACGCCGTCGTCCGGTCGGTCGAGATCGGGCGGGCGGAGGTCGACGCCGGGCCGGAGGCCACGCGCGAGCAACTCGTCGCGGCCGTCGAGGGGGCTGGGTTCGACGTCGTGGGCGGGACGAGCGAAGCCGCCCCCGAGTAG
- a CDS encoding heavy metal translocating P-type ATPase, with amino-acid sequence MPATAPPPDDRTVTLRVEGMECASCSARVERVLSRLDGVAEVGVNLATERATVRARPGLSDDVIAEAIRKAGFGAETEAAARNEAERAATKDAERDRQRTRLWWAVGLTIPIWLLEMVPMLVPGGHAWVDATLGTQPVRLMLLALGTAVQFGPGLHFFRAGWAALRSGAPSMDTLVMIGTSAAYGYSVVATLAPGVLPAGADHVYFEAAATIITLILAGRYLEAVAKGRAGEAIRALLDLQPPTALALRNGEPVEVPLAEVAVGDRVLVKPGARVPVDGTVVEGRSFVDESAMTGEPVPVEKEPEATVAAGTVNGTGALTVEAMAVGGATALARIVRMVEDAQGSKPPIQALADRVVRVFVPFVLATAAVTFAAWMLVGPDPRLTYALVASVSVLIIACPCAMGIATPISVLVGTGRAAEKGAFVREGAGLQALAEADLIVFDKTGTLTVGRPAVTDVVALGDFDAEEAVRLAAAVERQSEHPIARALVEYAPGAPEAADVEAVPGYGVAGTVGGRRVAVGAERYLDRLGVALDPTDRERAEALAADGKTPVWVVVDDAPAALLAVSDPIKPGARAALDALRQRGLDLALITGDAETTARAVAKQLGIETVRAEVLPDEKADAVAALQAEGRVVAFVGDGINDAPALARADAGLAMGTGTDVAIEAGDVVLAGGDIEAVGRAVGVARATLRNIRQNLFWAFAYNVVLIPVAAGVLYPALGVLLSPMLAALAMVFSDLFVIGNALRLRSA; translated from the coding sequence ATGCCCGCCACCGCCCCGCCCCCCGACGACCGCACCGTGACCCTCCGCGTCGAGGGCATGGAGTGCGCCTCGTGCTCGGCCCGCGTCGAGCGCGTCCTCTCCCGCCTCGACGGCGTCGCCGAGGTGGGCGTGAACCTCGCGACGGAGCGGGCGACCGTCCGCGCCCGGCCAGGGCTCTCGGACGACGTTATCGCGGAGGCCATCCGGAAGGCGGGCTTCGGGGCCGAGACGGAGGCCGCGGCCCGGAACGAGGCCGAGCGCGCCGCCACCAAGGACGCCGAGCGCGACCGCCAACGCACGCGGCTGTGGTGGGCCGTCGGCCTGACGATCCCGATCTGGCTCCTCGAGATGGTCCCGATGCTCGTCCCCGGCGGGCACGCGTGGGTGGACGCGACGCTCGGCACGCAGCCCGTCCGGCTCATGCTGCTGGCGCTCGGGACGGCCGTCCAGTTCGGGCCGGGCCTCCACTTTTTCCGCGCCGGCTGGGCCGCGCTCCGCTCGGGCGCCCCGTCGATGGACACGCTCGTGATGATCGGCACGTCGGCGGCGTACGGCTACTCGGTCGTGGCGACGCTCGCGCCGGGCGTCCTCCCGGCCGGGGCCGACCACGTCTACTTCGAGGCCGCGGCGACCATCATCACGCTCATCCTGGCCGGCCGCTACCTCGAGGCCGTCGCGAAAGGCCGGGCCGGCGAGGCCATCCGCGCGCTCCTCGACCTCCAGCCGCCGACGGCGCTCGCGCTCCGGAACGGCGAGCCGGTCGAGGTCCCACTGGCGGAGGTCGCCGTCGGCGACCGCGTCCTCGTCAAGCCCGGCGCCCGGGTGCCGGTCGACGGGACGGTCGTCGAGGGCCGGTCGTTCGTCGACGAGTCGGCGATGACGGGCGAGCCGGTCCCGGTCGAGAAAGAGCCCGAGGCCACGGTCGCAGCGGGGACCGTCAACGGGACCGGCGCGCTGACCGTCGAGGCCATGGCCGTCGGCGGGGCGACGGCGCTCGCGCGGATCGTCCGGATGGTCGAGGACGCGCAGGGCTCGAAGCCGCCCATCCAGGCGCTCGCCGACCGCGTCGTCCGCGTGTTCGTCCCGTTCGTGCTCGCCACGGCCGCCGTCACGTTCGCCGCGTGGATGCTCGTCGGACCCGACCCGCGGCTGACGTACGCGCTCGTCGCGTCCGTCTCGGTCCTCATCATCGCGTGCCCATGCGCCATGGGCATCGCCACGCCGATCTCGGTCCTCGTGGGCACGGGCCGGGCCGCCGAGAAGGGCGCGTTCGTGCGTGAGGGCGCCGGCCTCCAGGCGCTCGCCGAGGCCGACCTGATCGTGTTCGACAAGACCGGCACGCTCACCGTCGGCCGCCCCGCCGTCACCGACGTCGTCGCGCTCGGTGACTTCGACGCCGAGGAGGCCGTTCGCCTCGCCGCGGCCGTCGAGCGGCAGAGCGAGCACCCGATCGCGCGCGCCCTCGTCGAGTACGCCCCCGGCGCGCCCGAGGCGGCCGACGTCGAGGCCGTGCCCGGGTACGGCGTCGCCGGGACGGTCGGCGGGCGGCGCGTCGCCGTCGGCGCCGAGCGCTACCTCGACCGCCTCGGCGTGGCGCTGGACCCGACCGACCGCGAGCGGGCCGAGGCGTTGGCCGCCGACGGCAAGACGCCCGTGTGGGTCGTGGTCGACGACGCCCCGGCCGCGCTCCTGGCCGTCTCCGACCCGATCAAGCCCGGCGCGCGGGCGGCGCTCGACGCACTCCGCCAGCGTGGCCTCGACCTCGCCCTCATCACCGGCGACGCCGAGACGACCGCCCGCGCCGTGGCCAAGCAACTCGGCATCGAGACGGTCCGGGCCGAGGTGCTCCCCGACGAGAAGGCCGACGCCGTGGCCGCGCTCCAGGCCGAAGGCCGCGTGGTCGCCTTCGTCGGCGACGGGATCAACGACGCGCCCGCCCTCGCTCGCGCCGACGCCGGGCTGGCCATGGGCACGGGCACCGACGTGGCCATCGAGGCCGGCGACGTGGTCCTCGCGGGCGGTGACATCGAGGCCGTCGGTCGCGCCGTCGGCGTCGCGCGGGCCACGCTTCGCAACATCCGCCAGAACCTGTTCTGGGCCTTCGCCTACAACGTGGTCCTGATCCCGGTCGCGGCCGGCGTCCTCTACCCGGCCCTCGGCGTCCTCCTCTCCCCCATGCTCGCCGCCCTCGCGATGGTGTTTTCCGACCTGTTCGTGATCGGCAACGCGCTCCGGCTCCGCTCGGCGTGA
- a CDS encoding DUF6010 family protein, producing MNLLWILLGAALALPYIAAGRRKRGRPARAWWAGGLVVAALVYVGFASAAGAGWAGLGVEVGGVVLFGAFAALGLRGLLGWTAAGWLLHPIWDLAVGHPGAPEWYLWLCLGFDAVVGVWLWWRAQS from the coding sequence ATGAACCTCCTCTGGATCCTGCTCGGCGCCGCGCTCGCCCTCCCCTACATCGCCGCCGGGCGCCGGAAGCGGGGCCGACCGGCGCGCGCGTGGTGGGCCGGCGGGCTCGTCGTCGCCGCGCTCGTGTACGTCGGGTTCGCGAGCGCGGCCGGCGCCGGCTGGGCCGGCCTCGGCGTCGAGGTGGGCGGGGTCGTGCTGTTCGGGGCCTTCGCCGCGCTCGGGCTTCGAGGGCTCCTCGGGTGGACCGCGGCCGGGTGGCTGCTCCACCCGATCTGGGACCTCGCCGTCGGGCACCCCGGCGCGCCGGAGTGGTACCTGTGGCTGTGCCTCGGCTTCGACGCCGTCGTCGGCGTCTGGCTCTGGTGGCGCGCTCAGTCCTGA
- a CDS encoding TolC family protein, with amino-acid sequence MRRLSLILLLGAVGFGGCAGVRPQAAFDDVEATLAERTDSRVAWATGTAEDAALRAAVDSLLADSLTAGAAVQIALLNNRRLQATYEDLGVAQASLVQAGLLSNPVFGARALWPIEGGGAPDLGFNVAFEFLDVFYLPLRKRVARSAYEAARYRVAAAVLDLAARTRTAYIRAQADQLRLAMQARIVQNTEAGYTAARLLREAGNVPAVDLLAEQALYEQARLDLLVAEGAAAESCETLVRLMGLSGPAAAIDLPTALPPVPAESPLPFVRTSTEADLPGAVVDAAALERLAVEASLDLAAARQDVETAAARLGIANVESVLPDLEAGGEFEREEGEWQAGPEAEVVLPLFDQGQAARAAGRAELRRARALYEAVAVDVRSAARVLAQRLATARRAGLHYQTTVLPLRAELSAQTLRQYNAMQTGVFGVLQAQRQEAEAARAYADALAAYWTARADLDLLLQGRMPPLDGGLALSAAGPSMPTPDRH; translated from the coding sequence ATGAGACGCCTCTCCCTCATTCTGCTGCTCGGCGCCGTCGGCTTCGGCGGCTGCGCGGGCGTCCGTCCCCAGGCCGCGTTCGACGACGTCGAGGCCACGCTCGCCGAGCGGACCGACTCCCGCGTGGCCTGGGCGACGGGGACTGCCGAAGACGCCGCCCTCCGAGCCGCCGTCGACTCGCTCCTCGCCGACAGCCTCACGGCCGGTGCGGCCGTCCAGATCGCGCTCCTCAACAATCGCCGGCTCCAGGCCACGTACGAGGACCTCGGCGTCGCGCAGGCCTCCCTCGTCCAGGCCGGACTCCTGTCGAACCCCGTCTTCGGCGCCCGCGCGCTGTGGCCCATCGAGGGCGGCGGTGCCCCCGACCTCGGGTTCAACGTCGCGTTCGAGTTCCTCGACGTGTTCTACCTCCCACTGCGAAAACGCGTCGCGCGGAGCGCCTACGAGGCCGCCCGGTACCGTGTGGCCGCCGCCGTGCTCGACCTCGCCGCCCGGACGCGCACCGCCTACATCCGGGCCCAGGCCGACCAACTCCGACTGGCGATGCAAGCGCGGATCGTCCAGAACACCGAGGCCGGCTACACCGCGGCCCGGCTGCTCCGCGAGGCCGGCAACGTCCCGGCCGTCGATCTCCTGGCCGAGCAGGCGCTCTACGAGCAGGCCCGCCTCGACCTCCTCGTGGCAGAGGGCGCCGCCGCGGAGAGCTGCGAAACATTGGTCCGGCTGATGGGCCTCAGCGGACCGGCCGCCGCGATCGACCTCCCGACGGCCCTCCCACCGGTCCCGGCCGAGAGCCCGCTCCCGTTCGTCCGAACCTCCACCGAGGCGGACCTCCCCGGCGCTGTCGTCGACGCGGCGGCGCTGGAACGACTGGCCGTCGAGGCCAGCCTCGACCTCGCCGCGGCCCGCCAGGATGTCGAAACGGCCGCGGCCCGACTCGGCATCGCGAACGTCGAGAGCGTCCTCCCCGACCTCGAGGCGGGCGGCGAGTTCGAGCGCGAGGAGGGCGAGTGGCAGGCCGGCCCCGAGGCCGAGGTCGTCCTCCCCCTGTTCGACCAGGGACAGGCCGCACGCGCCGCCGGCCGGGCCGAGCTCCGCCGCGCCCGCGCGCTCTACGAGGCCGTGGCCGTCGACGTGCGGTCGGCCGCCCGCGTGCTCGCGCAGCGCCTCGCGACGGCCCGCCGCGCCGGACTCCACTACCAAACGACGGTGCTCCCACTCCGCGCCGAGCTCTCGGCCCAGACGCTCCGCCAGTACAACGCCATGCAGACCGGCGTCTTCGGCGTGCTCCAGGCCCAGCGCCAGGAGGCCGAGGCCGCCCGCGCGTATGCCGACGCCCTCGCCGCCTACTGGACCGCGCGCGCCGACCTGGACCTGCTCCTCCAGGGCCGGATGCCGCCGCTCGACGGCGGGCTCGCGCTCTCCGCCGCCGGCCCCTCGATGCCCACCCCCGACCGCCACTAG
- a CDS encoding DUF411 domain-containing protein — protein sequence MRPLLLLLPLLVLTACRVEDAPAAPAEPAPQAQEAAIVPASAVAPADAPTVTVYKSPTCGCCSMWVEHLEASGFEVESVDRTDMGAVKDSLGVPSHLSSCHTAVVGDYVVEGHVPAEHVARMLEEQPAGRGLAVPGMPIGSPGMEQGDRRDPYDVIVFDEAGDGAVFAHVEGNTRP from the coding sequence ATGCGCCCACTCCTTCTCCTCCTCCCGCTCCTCGTCCTGACCGCCTGCCGCGTCGAGGACGCGCCGGCCGCGCCCGCCGAGCCGGCGCCACAGGCCCAGGAGGCCGCGATCGTGCCCGCCTCGGCCGTCGCCCCGGCCGACGCGCCGACCGTCACGGTCTACAAAAGCCCCACGTGCGGCTGCTGCTCGATGTGGGTGGAGCACCTCGAGGCCTCGGGCTTCGAGGTCGAGAGCGTGGACCGGACCGACATGGGCGCCGTCAAGGACAGCCTCGGCGTTCCGAGTCACCTGTCGTCGTGCCACACGGCCGTCGTCGGCGACTACGTCGTGGAGGGCCACGTGCCGGCCGAGCACGTCGCCCGGATGCTGGAAGAGCAGCCCGCCGGGCGCGGCCTCGCCGTCCCGGGGATGCCGATCGGCTCGCCGGGCATGGAGCAGGGCGACCGCCGCGACCCGTACGACGTGATCGTGTTCGACGAGGCCGGCGACGGCGCCGTCTTCGCCCACGTCGAGGGCAACACCCGGCCCTAG
- a CDS encoding DUF305 domain-containing protein translates to MSYKRFFAMIITSTVIMFGLMYSTVYTADHVWWSQTKFWMALYMGAVMAVVMLAFMWKMYDDRRANLAIVAGSALVFAVALWLARSQAAVGDVAWMKAMIPHHSIAVLTSERASISDPRVRRLADDIILAQRREIAEMEAFIADLEGSDVEGEILPPDVPPVEGGSAELTGPVPGAPALFLGAAPLVGDVLVVDSVKVVSDAWLVVHPAGEGGRPDVSQIVGRAFVQHGVSEDVPVELSGAEAGVPLVVMLHDDTGAIGRFEFGSGEADGPLLRDGAPVLATVQP, encoded by the coding sequence ATGTCTTACAAACGCTTCTTCGCCATGATCATCACGTCGACGGTGATCATGTTCGGCCTCATGTACTCGACGGTCTACACCGCCGACCACGTCTGGTGGAGCCAGACGAAGTTTTGGATGGCGCTCTACATGGGCGCCGTGATGGCCGTCGTGATGCTGGCGTTCATGTGGAAGATGTACGACGACCGGCGGGCCAACCTCGCCATCGTCGCCGGCAGCGCCCTCGTGTTCGCCGTCGCGCTGTGGCTCGCGCGGAGCCAGGCGGCCGTCGGCGACGTGGCGTGGATGAAGGCGATGATCCCGCACCACTCGATCGCGGTCCTGACGAGCGAGCGGGCGAGCATCTCCGACCCGCGCGTCCGCCGCCTCGCCGACGACATCATCCTGGCCCAGCGGCGCGAGATCGCCGAGATGGAGGCGTTCATCGCCGACCTCGAGGGGTCGGACGTCGAGGGCGAGATCCTCCCGCCCGACGTGCCGCCGGTCGAGGGCGGGTCGGCCGAGCTCACGGGCCCCGTGCCCGGCGCGCCGGCCCTGTTCCTGGGCGCGGCCCCGCTCGTCGGCGACGTCCTCGTGGTCGACTCGGTCAAGGTCGTCTCCGACGCCTGGCTCGTCGTCCACCCCGCCGGCGAGGGCGGCCGGCCGGACGTGTCGCAGATCGTCGGGCGGGCGTTCGTGCAGCACGGCGTGTCGGAGGACGTCCCCGTCGAGCTGAGCGGGGCCGAGGCCGGCGTCCCGCTGGTGGTGATGCTCCACGACGACACGGGCGCGATCGGCCGGTTCGAGTTCGGGTCGGGGGAGGCCGACGGCCCGCTCCTCCGCGACGGAGCGCCCGTCCTCGCGACCGTCCAACCCTAG
- a CDS encoding Spy/CpxP family protein refolding chaperone: protein MPRFALAALLALTLAVPLRAQHGHAAHGAAPTTDGPAGLTADEVAGLRQGHGLGMARPAELNHYPGPLHVLELAGDLGLDAEQRATAERLRADMLAEAVPLGERIVQAEHHLDALFAYEEASPDAVGRMTAHIAELRGRLRAAHLRAHLGMRDALTPEQIVAYGRLRGHAE, encoded by the coding sequence ATGCCTCGATTCGCCCTCGCCGCCCTGCTCGCGCTCACCCTGGCCGTCCCGCTCCGCGCGCAGCACGGCCATGCCGCCCACGGCGCCGCGCCGACCACCGACGGGCCCGCAGGCCTCACGGCCGACGAGGTCGCCGGGCTCCGTCAGGGCCACGGCCTCGGCATGGCCCGGCCGGCCGAGCTCAACCACTACCCTGGCCCCCTCCACGTCCTCGAACTGGCCGGCGACCTCGGCCTCGACGCCGAGCAGCGGGCGACGGCCGAGCGGCTCCGCGCCGACATGCTGGCCGAGGCGGTCCCCCTGGGCGAGCGGATCGTCCAGGCGGAGCACCACCTCGACGCCCTCTTCGCGTACGAGGAGGCGAGCCCGGATGCCGTCGGCCGGATGACGGCCCACATCGCCGAGCTCCGCGGCCGGCTCCGGGCCGCGCACCTCCGGGCGCACCTCGGGATGCGCGACGCGCTCACGCCGGAACAGATCGTGGCGTACGGCCGGCTCAGGGGTCACGCCGAGTAG
- a CDS encoding multicopper oxidase family protein, producing the protein MSTFSRRDWLRAGAAAVGGATLGRISRAAALPATWDPQTAADALAADSVAAANASRTAGRPAPPASAPRRDLSTPYVGDRPPRVHTPNGSSITGSRGPDGVWVYHLTAEEVEHEFAPGLTATCWGYNGQVHGPTFEAVEGDRVRVYVTNRLPVATTVHWHGFFLPSGMDGVGGLSQAPIPPGETYVYEFPITQNGTFMYHSHHDEMTQIALGLTGMFVVHERGADRFDRDVAIMLHEWRIEPGTSRPDPNEMSDFNVLTMNARAYPGTDPLVVGHMDRVRIRFGNLSPMDHHPIHLHGHVWKIAATDGGRIPDAAQWPETTVLVPVGSTRTVEFTADALGDWAMHCHMTHHVMNQMGHGVPNMTGVDAATLDRQVQPVAPGYMTMGEAGMDEHGAHVESGHMPVPENSIPMVGQMGPFGYITMGGMYTNLKVRPKPVDYDRDPGWYDHPPGTVAGPADPAQLARDGIALT; encoded by the coding sequence ATGTCCACGTTTTCCCGCCGCGACTGGCTGAGGGCCGGCGCCGCCGCCGTCGGCGGCGCCACGCTCGGCCGGATCTCGCGCGCCGCCGCGCTCCCCGCCACCTGGGACCCGCAGACCGCCGCCGACGCGCTCGCCGCCGACTCCGTCGCCGCAGCGAACGCGAGCCGCACCGCCGGCCGGCCGGCTCCCCCCGCCTCAGCGCCGAGGCGGGACCTCTCGACGCCGTACGTCGGCGACCGACCGCCACGCGTCCACACGCCAAACGGGTCGTCGATCACGGGCTCCCGGGGGCCCGACGGCGTGTGGGTCTACCACCTCACCGCCGAGGAGGTCGAGCACGAGTTCGCGCCCGGCCTCACCGCCACGTGCTGGGGCTACAACGGGCAGGTCCACGGGCCGACGTTCGAGGCCGTCGAGGGCGACCGCGTCCGGGTGTACGTGACCAACAGGCTGCCCGTCGCCACGACGGTCCACTGGCACGGGTTCTTCCTGCCGTCCGGGATGGACGGCGTCGGCGGGCTGAGTCAGGCGCCGATCCCGCCCGGCGAGACCTACGTCTACGAGTTCCCGATCACGCAGAACGGGACGTTCATGTACCACTCGCACCACGACGAGATGACCCAGATCGCCCTCGGGCTGACGGGGATGTTCGTCGTCCACGAGCGGGGCGCGGACCGGTTCGACCGGGACGTCGCCATCATGCTCCACGAGTGGCGGATCGAGCCGGGCACGAGCCGCCCGGACCCGAACGAAATGAGCGACTTCAACGTGCTCACGATGAACGCCCGGGCCTACCCGGGCACCGACCCGCTCGTCGTCGGCCACATGGACCGCGTGCGGATCCGGTTCGGCAACCTCTCGCCCATGGACCACCACCCGATCCACCTCCACGGGCACGTCTGGAAGATCGCGGCCACCGACGGCGGCCGGATCCCCGACGCCGCGCAGTGGCCCGAGACGACGGTCCTCGTCCCCGTCGGCAGCACCCGCACGGTCGAGTTCACCGCCGACGCGCTCGGCGACTGGGCCATGCACTGCCACATGACGCACCACGTCATGAACCAGATGGGCCACGGCGTCCCCAACATGACCGGCGTCGACGCGGCCACGCTCGACCGCCAGGTCCAGCCCGTCGCGCCGGGCTACATGACGATGGGCGAGGCGGGGATGGACGAGCACGGCGCGCACGTCGAGTCCGGCCACATGCCGGTCCCGGAGAACTCGATCCCGATGGTCGGCCAGATGGGACCGTTCGGATACATCACGATGGGCGGGATGTACACCAACCTGAAGGTCCGCCCGAAGCCGGTCGACTACGATCGGGACCCCGGCTGGTACGACCACCCGCCCGGGACGGTCGCCGGCCCGGCCGACCCCGCCCAGCTCGCCCGTGACGGCATCGCTCTTACCTAG